The Glycine soja cultivar W05 chromosome 6, ASM419377v2, whole genome shotgun sequence genome has a window encoding:
- the LOC114416537 gene encoding microtubule-associated protein RP/EB family member 1B-like has translation MATSIGIMDSAYFVGRNEILSWINNRLQLSLSRIEEAASGAVQCQMMDMTYPGVVPMHKVNFDAKTEYDMIQNYKVLQDVFNKLKIEKHIEVGRLVKGRPLDNLEFLQWLKRYCDSVNGGIMNENYNPVERRIKGGKDRNVKSLKSSKSLQTNTMNHSGSGDSLRSKQLRSSGGADGVNSSAEIQALSKQVSDLKLSVDHLEKERDFYFAKLRDIEILCQASELENDPMSLAIKKILYAADAKGSALDEAQEYLNDVINGGEDEAEAEAEAEVETEA, from the exons ATGGCGACGAGTATAGGGATAATGGATAGCGCTTACTTTGTCGGCAGAAACGAGATTCTCAGTTGGATCAACAATCGCCTTCAACTTAGCCTCTCTCGCATTGAGGAG GCTGCATCCGGTGCTGTACAATGCCAGATGATGGACATGACATATCCAGGGGTTGTTCCAATGCACAAG GTGAATTTTGATGCAAAGACTGAGTATGATATGATCCAGAACTACAAAGTTCTACAGGATGTGTTCAACAAGCTGAAAATTGAAAAG CATATTGAAGTTGGCAGGCTTGTTAAAGGTCGACCTTTGGACAACCTGGAATTCCTACAATGGCTGAAACGCTACTGTGATTCTGTAAATGGTGGCATTATGAATGA gaaCTACAATCCTGTAGAGCGTAGGATTAAGGGTGGAAAGGACCGGAATGTTAAGAGTCTAAAGAGCTCAAAATCACTGCAAACAAATACTATGAATCATTCTGGTTCAGGCGACTCACTCA GGTCCAAGCAATTGAGGTCAAGTGGAGGAGCTGACGGGGTTAATTCTTCAGCAGAGATACAAGCTTTGTCCAAGCAG GTTTCTGATCTTAAACTCTCAGTGGATCActtggaaaaagaaagagacttTTACTTTGCAAAACTAAGGGATATAGAAATTCTCTGCCAGGCTTCAGAACTAGAGAACGATCCT aTGTCTCTAGCAATCAAGAAGATTCTGTATGCTGCTGATGCAAAAGGATCAGCATTAGATGAAGCTCAGGAGTACCTTAATGATGTCATCAATGGCGGTGAAGATGAAGCTGAAGCAGAAGCAGAAGCTGAAGTAGAAACCGAAGCCTGA
- the LOC114416538 gene encoding HVA22-like protein a, which translates to MGAGSFLKVVLKNFDVLAGPVLSLAYPLYASVRAIESKSPVDDQQWLTYWVLYSLITLFELTFAKVLEWIPIWPYAKLILTSWLVIPYFSGAAYVYEHYVRPFFVNSQNVNIWYVPSKKDSSGKPEDVLTAAEKYIKEHGTEAFENLLDRAGKSRKSSRHANGSY; encoded by the exons ATGGGAGCTGGAAGTTTCCTCAAGGTGGTTCTAAAAAATTTTGATGTTCTTGCTGG GCCTGTGCTTAGTCTTGCCTATCCTCT ATATGCCTCAGTTAGGGCAATTGAGAGCAAGTCTCCTGTTGATGACCAGCAATGGCTCACTTATTGGGTTCTCTATTCCTTGATCACCCTCTTTGAACTTACTTTTGCCAAAGTTCTTGAATG GATTCCTATATGGCCATATGCAAAGCTGATCCTCACCAGCTGGTTGGTCATTCCTTACTTCAGCGGTGCGGCCTATGTTTACGAGCACTATGTTAGACCTTTCTTTGTCAATTCTCAGAATGTTAACATCTGGTATGTCCCTAGCAAAAAGGACTCCTCGGGCAAGCCAGAGGACGTTCTCACTGCCGCAGAGAAGTACATCAAAGAGCATGGGACTGAAGCATTTGAGAATCTGCTTGACAGG GCTGGTAAATCTAGGAAAAGTAGcaggcatgcaaatggaagctATTGA